A window of Pyrus communis chromosome 3, drPyrComm1.1, whole genome shotgun sequence genomic DNA:
TACCCAAGCCACCAGTAATTGATGCATTGCCTTGATTAAGTCCTATTTGCTCAACAGAACTTCCAGTACCAAAGGCCCAACCGTCATTGCTATTGTTGTAGAGGTTCATACTGTTTGATGTACTGGACAGTGAACTAGGACCATATTTGTTTCTGGGAGACTCTATCGTACCATTGTTGGAAAGGCCCGTTCCACTTACTTGGCCACTAGGCCGTGGGGGCCAGTTAGCAAAAGGATCTATGTCATCAAAACTGGAACTGGATGAGGTTCCTGCATTTAATTGCTTCTCAGCATCAGCAACAGGGTTAACTCCAGAAGACGCTCGAGGAGGCCATTCTATATCAACTGGGGGACATGACACGGGTGTTTGCTGACTAGATACTGCAGTTCGCAACAACGAATTTGGCTGTGAAGAAGTTACTTGAATTGGTTCATTACCCAGAGTGGGATAAGTGGAGGTAATGGAATCTGTAAAATTTTGGAGGGAATTGGAGGGCTGCTTTCTGATGGGACCCCAATCTTCATCCCATGCCGGACTGCTGTTTGCAGCGGTGGCAACATTTCCGCTAATTTTGCTTGGGACTTGGGAGTGGAGCCCATTGGCAGATGGAGATGGTTTTACCTCTGGAATTCCAGAATCCGTCACAGTAACTCCTCGTTTTTCCTCTATCTTCCTGCCACAAAACCAATAGGTCCAACACATAAAAGGAGAGTAACACTCAATATTAGAAAAACTAAACGCGAGAAAGAATTATATAATGCTGAAACTGATAAGAATGCATGTAAGCATGCAGACATTAATGGGGTGAAGAAGCACAACACGTTACCTCAGAATATCCTTGACAAAGAGCATGTATTTGGCAAACTGCTGAACATTTAATTGCTGGGCAGTAAGAAGAGGTATCAGCAGTGGGAGGACATGCTCTGCAACAAATTCTACCCCATGCTGAAAATCATAAAAGCAACGACGACGAATTATATCTTCCAACTTTGTAATAATACATTGCAATATAAGGGTAGAATGCTACAGAAGCAGATAAAACGACTCCAGAACAAGATTCCTTATTGGAAACTGTTACCTGCTTAAGAATTGAGTTTGACACCCCAAGAGTACACATAAGGGTAGGAGCAGAACGGTCAACTGCAGTACAACGCTGAATTGTTTGCAGAATTTCCAAAATAGCACGCTTATCGAGTGTAGGAATCAAATCTCCTAGACAAAGCAAAGCATTGACTCTCACCTGCCAAAATAAGCACATTTGAAATTCACGTCCAATTCTTACATTAAGGTTAaaccacaacaaaaaaaaaaaaaaaaaaaaaaaaattcacccaAGTGACGTTCATTCAAGAGCCACCTCGAACTACCAGTCCCATGGAATTAAGAGCTACAGTTGAACCCActtaccaataaaaaaaaaaagggcaacaTTCAGTTCATTCATCTTGAACTTTCATACTACTGACCGTCAATTcagaaaaactaaagaaaactgTGTTTTGGTACTTTAGTTTCTTATGAATTCACGGCCACAAGCATTCCACTGTCCCAAGAAATATACACAAATTGAAGATATTGGAGAAACCAACTCAGGCCAAAGATTCACGAGGCGAATTGCAGGGTGACTCccacattattatttaattccTCTATAATTTTCACAATGCCGAATCACgccattttttttaagttacatGTTCACTAATGAATGGCAGTTTGAAGAGTCAATTTCCTCAGAAGAAACATGGGCAAACAATCAAATGGTTTAATAATTAGTGGAATCAGAAAAACAGTATATACTGTGCAAATTCAACAAAAGAAATAATTATGCTTCAATAAAAATTTAGGATGTAACAATCACTCAATCAAATAATTCCAGCAGCATTCAGGATCAATAATGCAAAATGTCAGGGGCATATATGAGGATGCAATATACAACTAGCACACGATGCACAAAATAAAAGCGTGTGATTTAAAATTCCATCTTGCTATGATTAGGTCAATCACTCTTTATTATCGAGTGCCAAGTACAATCAATTAGTCTGCATAAcagaaataaaatataatagaaGTGAGAGTTGTAGGGCGTCATTTAAGAGGGATGCACAATGAGAACTCGGCAGAGCCAGAAATATAACAGTAGGGTGTCATTAAGATGAATGCACAATGAGAATGTTCTTAAATTAAACTTAAGAAAAGAAAGCCAATAAAACAATCAATACATACCGCGGCAACAGTTGTCTTAAGAGCTAAGCCATGAACACGAGGCAGAATAGCTTGTTTCACTAGCTGGAAAGAATGAAAATATAAGACAAACAAATACTAGTAGTTGTCCCATAAAATGTTCCTTTAGAAGAAAGATAATAAAACTGTTACATGGCTGAAATATAGCTTTTGTTTATCTTCATCCATGTGCTAAACACAGTTTTGTATTATGGAAAAAAAGCCAGTGGTATAATCCACAACTGTAACACATCTTCAAAAGTAGCattcaaaattaaatttctACTGCAGACTTCTGTTCTCCACCGAAAGGaatttaaacttttttattcAGTCCTGTGTTGTTTGGGTTGGGTTGCTGTTTGAAGTACTCATTAACAAATGTTTTCATTGCTTCGAGAATAATGTTTATGTGTGTGTGCGCTCTTCTAAAGAATGTAATTGCATACTCACCTGAACATCAATTTTCTTAGCAAGGAAAGAAGACTTTCTCAAAACCTCCTCTTGTATGCGAGCATCGGCATCACCATATGCTCGAACAATCATGGGCAGGACGTGTGATATCAAGTAATCTTGCATAgtctaaaataaaaacataatagGTTAAGTGTATAACTCAATAATGAGAAAAGCATCCACTAGCAACATAGTAATCCACTGGAACCCGGCAGATATAATTAAAAGGTTCACGACAATTAGCCTAATGTATCAATATAGAAACTAACTTCACATTCTTTTTCTGGTTTTATGTCTGGGAATCAGCACCCCTTTCCACGCACTGAACATCCACAGTACACAAAGAGTGCAGGGATTGAACCACAGAATGCAATAATATCTTAAACTACCAAATAAGAGAATCAGCATACTGTTTTCACTTACCTTGTTGATTATAAGTTCTGCATGCTTCAAAAGCAACAACAATGTGTCTCCCACAGCGGTGCTCAGGACAGGAACAAGGGCTGGCAATGTTGATAACTCAAAATCATTCTTATCCTACGTTATGTTGAAGACATAAACTTAGTTAATCCAATTGAAAAACCAAATCATGGTAATGAAATGTAAAGCATTCACTCTCACCTGATGATGTGCATAAATTCAAACACTAGAATGTGTGTGCGCGCGTGCGCGCGTGCATGTGAATAATCGTGCCAGTTTTCAAAAATAAAGTATCATCACAGTTTTTATGAGATCATCACATATTTGTTTCTTGTATTTTTCAAAAGCTCACATATACCTTTTGAGTGATTCTGTGGGAACACCTTATTTGCTCAGTTAGCCCTTCCATTGTTTGGACAAGGGTAGCTgacaacaattttcttttaacagAAAACCAATATTTTCttacatgaaaaacatcataTATGCACGCTATGGACAAGGCTACCTTTTCAAACTACagtgacaaaaataaaattttccaaactGCCTAAACTACCCGCAAAAAAGCATCCGTCATTGCTACCATCTTTTTTCTCGGAATTATGATATAATCTTAAGACATCATAACGAGCCTTGTATGATTAGTTTACAAACACTCACAATCATTTACAAAGCTCAATAAATTCACAAAAGCATTTTTTTGTAGGTATACCAATGACTCAATTCCAATCACAAAGGCAAAGCAATTAGTACCTGGGACTCTGCAATCGTGAGAACCATGGGCAGAATCATTGGTTGCATAACCAAATTCCTAAGTTCTGCACAAAGCGGCGGCAGTACCTAGAAAAACATAATAGAGACGAGACCATGTTCAATCATTCAAGTGGTCCATGTGTGAAGATAGTTAATATCTTCAGCAGTTGGCTGAACAAAACTATGAAATCCAATATAGTCAAATACAAATTACCAATAGGCATAACCAGATACCTGAGGGGATCTTTCTTtctcaaacccaaaacaaaaaccatCATGTGGTTTTCATTTCAATAATCATGAGATCTTTTCATTAATctttgtttccaaaattcaaacaCATATTCAAAACATAAATCAAACCTTATATCGCAATACTCGAGAATCAAAATCTTTCCACATATCAGATAATGCTTTCAGGAATTCAGACTTCTGCATGTTATCTCTTTCctgcaaatgaaaaaaaaataaaaaatgatttatgatttcaagccctttttttttttcttaagacATTAATCTAGGGTAACAATATCCTGGAAGCATGCACTTATTAAGCAGAAATACAAATGCATACAAGCATGTGGTCGAGAAAGCGAAGAGCACGCAACCTAGTGTCATCCCGGAAAAATGCAGAACCTGCAAACAAATATTATAACAAACCCGAGTATGAGACTAACAGCAATCAAAGTGCACTTCATATGTAACAAAACAATAATAACCTGGCCAAATGTGTACAAATTTTATACTGTAgagattaaaacaaaaatacatatAGGACCAAACGAATTCTAACCATAATACTACATTACTTTTGGCTTCCACGAAGATTTGGGACTGATTTTCATGTATCAGGATTCAGGACAGGAACAACCCGAACTCCTCATGCCTTCTATTTGTACGAATGATGGTGGGCttagatattttattattattaactttTAATCAATAAAACCTGGAAATTCAGTTACTCGGTTTAATTATTTCAAAGTTCTTAATAATCTTGGATTGCTTATATTAAATTATCAATAGGTTCCTAGTAATAGTTTTTGAGATTTTGAATATTAATACATACTTGATTTTACCATGATTTATCACTCCTTATCCTTCTCTGTCTCTTTACACACATCATCCTTATTCTCTGTCTCTACATTCTACATTGAAAGGAAGCAGAGAAATGTTTTCCTACATTCAATGATTTACCTGTAAATTCAATTGCTGTTGGCCTGAAAGCCTCATTTGTAGAAATCATCCTTTGCAAGTCAGGAACTAACTCCGAAGGAATAGAGGAAAAGGCATCACTAGATAAGTAACTTAAGGTATTCATATactgcaaaagaaaaacttcAGCATTAACAATATCACTAATACACAAAATCATAGATTCAAGGATGAGGATGACTCAATGAAAATGCAGAAAAGTATTAAAGACCAGTACACATATCCTACTTTCCATGACCTATTTTATTGTACGTGCGGAGGAAGCAACAGCTAAAAGTTGGAGATCCTTGCTAAAGGAGATGAGCATACCATACAAGCACTTTTTGTGTTTCCATACATGAACAAGCTATCAATTAAACACTTGCATTTGCATGAAAGAGTGAAGAATTTGAATGAAGGTTACCATCTTGACATTGTTGTGGCAGTCGAGCAAAGGCTTGTGAGCAATCAAGTGGTAGGCAAGACAACCAAAACTGAAAATATCAGAAGAACATCCGGCTGAAGATGCTTTGCTCTTAGCAATTTCGGGAGCAGTGTAATTCAGTGATGGCTGAAGGGGCAGCACAGAGTCCTCAACATCATATTCCTGTGCAACCCATATCAAATTAGTTAATGATAGGCAGATATTGCTCATGGGGAATTCGCAATGGATATAAATAAGCTTAATAACCTAAAAAATGAAGGTCAACATTTTCACATGAAAGCATCATACTGATCATAAAGAAAATGCTAAACTCTTAACTATTTGTCAAGAGTCTGGTGTGCAGGAATAGAAAATTCAAGGTCGTTGCAAAAGCAACTGCATAGATGGAAACAATTGGATAAAGACcaaggaagaaaatgaagacatTCATAGATTCACAAATGTAAGTACATGCAGAACGTAAATGCTATAATAAGAGATATCTACAAACCAAATGTGTAGTAATAATGTTTCTGCAGAACAGAATGGCACATTTTCATGATTGTTAAAATGTGCAGGTGAAGTAGAATTCTTTGTATAATAAGATTACAAAAGAGGCTTCACTCACCGCATAATGGAATGCCTGAACATTAGTCATATTTCCTGAGGCTTGATCTGTTGAGATTGCAAAACCAAATCCACCAAGCTTCCAAGCTCCACTTGATGTAATAAAGACATTCTGCAGCAATAGGTTTCACAttaaattgacatattcaaTATGCAATGAACCTCTAACTTGGAGGACAATTATGATACTAATTGACAAGAAACATGATTCTTAGATTGGGTTAGGGATTGATTCATAAAGATCAAGCAATAAAATGAGAAAGTAGTCTTTTCCTTGGTAAATATATCTCCCCATTAACATGGACCAGAAATAAACTTAATCGGCTAGATATTCTAGCCTCCAGATAAACAGAGATAAAACATCTacaaatgagtttaaatttttacaaatttcactTCTACATATTTCAAATGTTGTgagaacaaagaaagaagaagttgTAACCTCAGGTGATATAGCCCGATGAATGAGACGCGCATTGTTATGGAGAAAGTCTAAGGATTCTGCTAACTGGAGCAAACCATGCTTCACCTCCAATATACCCATTTCCTGCAAAGCAAAAATCATTTTGAACAAGTTATTATATCTCAATATGATTCAGAACATAGCATATGACAGATGGGAGATTGACTAAAGAAAATGCACTTCCCGCAGAAGAATATTTTCCAGAACATTCTCCCCTTGGGGAAGAGAAAATTTCTAGCCCATTACAAAATTTACAACTAGATCAATTTAATTAGCTATAAAAAATTACTTTACCACCAACAAATTTACTGTTATTTGTTTTACTAATTTCGACATAATAATCCCAATAGTATTGAGGTTGCTCATAGCATTTTGATTTCCCCAGTCAAAATAAGTATGATATGCATTGAACATCAATGTGCAGAAATCCAAACTTGTTTTCAAGTTCGAGAGTTCATATTGGACAATGAGATATACGGAAGACAAAAAATAACTCTGAAGAAGCATTAGAAAGCTAAGCGTCAAATAGCTTGGCCTATCCAATACAAGCAAACCGCCAAAAGCAGTGACCTCCATCTTGAAAACTAAGATGCCTTAGAGAAAATAATAACAGATGTGTTCCCCGATTTCTGATAAATGGGCAAAGATCTAGAGACAAGAATGAGCACATCGTATTCAGAATACAAACAACTTGCTTGTTCTACAGAACATCCGCTTATTAACACCAATAATGTATCATTCTCAAAAGGCTCAAAATCACACAGCTACATTCGAATTCAAGTCGGTCACTTTACTGATCCACATGAAAGAAACTGAAGCCAACCAAGCATTTCACTGATTTGAACTACATTCCAATAATTACGGGTTGGCATACGATGATACGAATCCAAACATGCATTCactaaataactaaaattacACTATCGAAACTCGAAACCTGCATTGACAGAAACAATTGAAGCCCACTAGAGCCTACCTACCATTCCTTTAAGCTCCTTGGGCACCTTAGCCACATTCTCCACATTCCCAAGCGCATTTGCCACAGACGCAAACAATGGCTCCGTCACCATTGCCATGGCATTCTTGTTCTCATCCAGCGCCTGCACCACGTGCACCACCCCGGGATGCCTCAGCCTCACCAGCCTCGCCGCATCAGCCCGAATAATCTCCAAAAACCCATCTTCTGCCGCCTTGGTCAATCCGGCGCGCAGGCGCGCCTCCGAGAGAGCCTTCTTATCCAAAACCCAGACGCAGACGGTGGGGTACTGGTGCGCGCGCGTGGAATCGCGAGCCGCCTTGGCCGAGTAGAGCTTCCAGACCAGGCCCGGTCCGGCTGACCCGATCTGATCAAAGAGCTCGTAGTCCTGGAGAGGCTTGGGTCCGGCGACTTCCTGGACCGTGGTCTGTACGGTCTTCTCGATGGCCGCAGCGGTCTTGGCGAAGGcttgggttagggttttcaTGTTGAGAGACATGCTCGGACGAATGGGAATTGCAATGTGTATGATACAAATTAAATCATGAAAGAAGTGTTCGTATATGTGATATGTGTAGGTGTATGTGATGGGCGGAATTGGGAAGGAagtctagggtttagggttgacgACGACGGGGGAGACGGTGGAGGGAATTTGGAAGCTTTCCTCAGATCATCGCTGTGGGTTTCTTCTCCCTCTCTCAGCgcagtttcttttcttttaatatttttttattaaaaatgattttttatgtttggacAATTTCTCTCTGCGGGCAGTTTGTTGCTGTTTTCAGTTGGCTTGTCTTGGgctaattaattttgtttctgATAATTTAGGTGTGATGACTGATTCACACGTGGCGGCCAGCGGACTTGGATAGTCGGTAGGTGGGTTGGGCTTTGTAGCAAGTTAAGTGTAATTTTGGatcaatgatatgatgttattTGGGAAATTGGTCCATTTAAATACGCTTCAAAAGACAATCTCATGAAATCATGTTATTTGGGAGTctagtttcttcttcttcttctttttttttttttttttttttaagtatattattttttttttaagtacatcgatatttttacattaagaaaaTAGAAAGTTTGACAAAATCACACAATAAGCAGCTTaattggtatcgaattcgccatccacaagattcgaacctaaaacctctcacttccaagtgaagaggaatatcaccaaaccgtagtactgagtgacaaTTTTCTCCTTGTTTGTTGTCACTAGTTTAGGACTGAGGACACTCGCGTTCGAGATAGGACGTATTGTATTGGAATTAGGTGTTATCGTGGCTTCTTGTTGTAATTGAATTCTagttttttgataaaaaaaatgcaaataagcATCagcaaagacaaatttgaatcacattattactaactcgTTATGaagcttagcccactccccacCTCCTTTAGTGTagagataatattgtttgttaaaaaatataaaaaaaaaacttgccaTCAGGCTAGTTTTAGGGCTGGCCCCTGAGAAGGTGTTGTGTGGGAAAATGGATTAGGAACATGTGACATGGGATTTGAACACATAATGCAGTAATTTCAGTGCAGTACATGacattaataatttattgataTCATACATGACGTGTGCTatttaagaaagaaataaacCAAAGGCATGATGCGGTTCAGTAATTTCAGTGGTCATAATGGGGGGCTCAGGCAACACCACCTTAGTACAGTCAAATTGTCAAGAAACCTTTTGATTGACAGGCGTGGATATATTAAGTAAGACTCATGAATGAAGAAGCAACTTTTTAGAGTTGCAAACTTGCAATGTAAGCTATTACTGTCTTGTGGATATAAGCGATATGAGATACACGCATTTGGTGGAAATGCTCATCAACTATTTGCAGTAAAAAAAGGTATGTGATTATGTTAGATCAAGTAGCCACCTTTTCATTTGGGATCTTCTTTCCATGAAAGTTTTCTCCAGCTGGCCTCACAGTTGTTGCCCCTACCAGAGTTTGAAGTCATTTCTAGGGAATTCTACCTTTGGATGCTCTCATGTCAACGAAAAAGATGAGAACTATGAATGCAAATGAGTCATTTGAGAAGCATCCTGAGTTGCAGACAAAGTTTGGCAATAAAATCTGAAACGACTGTTTGAGTGGATATTCAATGTTGGGTTTAGTGCGATTAAAGGCCTAATAACACGAAAAGTAGAAGGAGGATTGGGCTCAGACAGTTAGCAGTCCAAGAAGAACTGAAAATCATTTTTGCCAAGAAATAGGCAACAAGCCTATGTGAAAAGTGACAAGTGACAGAGGGCAGCTCACCTCAAGCAAAAAGTAATTTTCCATGGCATGAATAGGTAAATAACAAAAGTAGTTGATGACTCACCATACTCTGGAAGCCATCACCAAAAGGGAAGACTTGGACAGTCGGGCTAGAAAGTCTATAAAAACAATGAAGGACACAAGGAAGATCTCTatcaaccaatcaatcaaaagacatTCAACTCTGCACTCCAACAAGCAAGAAACATAAAGCTTTAGTTTGTTTAAACTTTACCCTTTTAGTCGCAGGTCCACCATAGAAAGTCATCTTTTGTCAAGTTTTAGAAGCTCTGCTACCTTTCCTTGTGTTGTAGTATCGAATCTCTTTAGTAAACTCGATTTATATTTCATTCTCCAAGACTTCAACCCCTGTAAAACACAAAGAGAAGTGGTTGCAAGAAGACGAACCTTGCCGACAAGGTTGTAATCTTGCCTGAGTCTCTTTTGTTTGTACTTACATAAAGTAGAAATGTTGTTTATGCATCTTTCATTGAATCCTATATCATTTTCGACTGCTTTCATTCAAAAAATATCTATGATTAATCTTGCTATACTAATTAACCTTGTTTCTTTATTGTTAACCTAAAACTATAACCAAAGAAATAATTTGAAGGGCCCTGAACTCCCTTTAATTGGACATATGATATTATGaataaaagtccttgtttacaaggcaagaaaaaataACTTTAtgcagacttaacccatctgtaAACAATCTAATCGAACTAAGAAGTTGAAATAACTTGTGGCGCAAGTAATCAATCCATTTAATAACTAAAGAGAACAATTTGTTATACAAAAATAACCGTGGCACGCTCATACCCatattagttttgattgtgagcctcaaggcctaacaAAGACCCCACAAAGGCACCATTCAAACTAATAACAAACTCATATTGTAGTATACCAAGCAGCAAACCTTGTCCTAAAGTCAAGACCCATAAGAGTTGTGCAAGGGACAGAT
This region includes:
- the LOC137727973 gene encoding SCY1-like protein 2 A isoform X1, with translation MSLNMKTLTQAFAKTAAAIEKTVQTTVQEVAGPKPLQDYELFDQIGSAGPGLVWKLYSAKAARDSTRAHQYPTVCVWVLDKKALSEARLRAGLTKAAEDGFLEIIRADAARLVRLRHPGVVHVVQALDENKNAMAMVTEPLFASVANALGNVENVAKVPKELKGMEMGILEVKHGLLQLAESLDFLHNNARLIHRAISPENVFITSSGAWKLGGFGFAISTDQASGNMTNVQAFHYAEYDVEDSVLPLQPSLNYTAPEIAKSKASSAGCSSDIFSFGCLAYHLIAHKPLLDCHNNVKMYMNTLSYLSSDAFSSIPSELVPDLQRMISTNEAFRPTAIEFTGSAFFRDDTRLRALRFLDHMLERDNMQKSEFLKALSDMWKDFDSRVLRYKVLPPLCAELRNLVMQPMILPMVLTIAESQDKNDFELSTLPALVPVLSTAVGDTLLLLLKHAELIINKTMQDYLISHVLPMIVRAYGDADARIQEEVLRKSSFLAKKIDVQLVKQAILPRVHGLALKTTVAAVRVNALLCLGDLIPTLDKRAILEILQTIQRCTAVDRSAPTLMCTLGVSNSILKQHGVEFVAEHVLPLLIPLLTAQQLNVQQFAKYMLFVKDILRKIEEKRGVTVTDSGIPEVKPSPSANGLHSQVPSKISGNVATAANSSPAWDEDWGPIRKQPSNSLQNFTDSITSTYPTLGNEPIQVTSSQPNSLLRTAVSSQQTPVSCPPVDIEWPPRASSGVNPVADAEKQLNAGTSSSSSFDDIDPFANWPPRPSGQVSGTGLSNNGTIESPRNKYGPSSLSSTSNSMNLYNNSNDGWAFGTGSSVEQIGLNQGNASITGGLGSSGFNPQSSIGFMKQNQPMSASNAYTDKKSADLGSIFASGNNGQTALRLAPPPSTAVGRGRGRGKGASSVSRSSHAKSATEQPPLLDLL
- the LOC137727973 gene encoding SCY1-like protein 2 A isoform X2; this encodes MGILEVKHGLLQLAESLDFLHNNARLIHRAISPENVFITSSGAWKLGGFGFAISTDQASGNMTNVQAFHYAEYDVEDSVLPLQPSLNYTAPEIAKSKASSAGCSSDIFSFGCLAYHLIAHKPLLDCHNNVKMYMNTLSYLSSDAFSSIPSELVPDLQRMISTNEAFRPTAIEFTGSAFFRDDTRLRALRFLDHMLERDNMQKSEFLKALSDMWKDFDSRVLRYKVLPPLCAELRNLVMQPMILPMVLTIAESQDKNDFELSTLPALVPVLSTAVGDTLLLLLKHAELIINKTMQDYLISHVLPMIVRAYGDADARIQEEVLRKSSFLAKKIDVQLVKQAILPRVHGLALKTTVAAVRVNALLCLGDLIPTLDKRAILEILQTIQRCTAVDRSAPTLMCTLGVSNSILKQHGVEFVAEHVLPLLIPLLTAQQLNVQQFAKYMLFVKDILRKIEEKRGVTVTDSGIPEVKPSPSANGLHSQVPSKISGNVATAANSSPAWDEDWGPIRKQPSNSLQNFTDSITSTYPTLGNEPIQVTSSQPNSLLRTAVSSQQTPVSCPPVDIEWPPRASSGVNPVADAEKQLNAGTSSSSSFDDIDPFANWPPRPSGQVSGTGLSNNGTIESPRNKYGPSSLSSTSNSMNLYNNSNDGWAFGTGSSVEQIGLNQGNASITGGLGSSGFNPQSSIGFMKQNQPMSASNAYTDKKSADLGSIFASGNNGQTALRLAPPPSTAVGRGRGRGKGASSVSRSSHAKSATEQPPLLDLL